Proteins from a single region of Styela clava chromosome 1, kaStyClav1.hap1.2, whole genome shotgun sequence:
- the LOC120348554 gene encoding uncharacterized protein LOC120348554: protein MERLCGNQLVFSSIMLTFIVLNIAVLSSSAPILFDEGDYIGTLDILRSSVEHAFRRFTHKKMDCSRRGGCLTNPTTLKLTNMPDFKKLNQSGENDKQILQANYEALHTYQYFINTYLVYSPEAKSSKIISSLQRTREASDKVVASHASYMTGRSCEEPVQYIERGYPIHPAPSSVLEKVRIYEFLRQYNAFIESFKQTYEGLMCQ from the exons ATGGAACGACTTTGTGGAAATCAATTAGTTTTTTCTTCTATTATGCTTACATTTATCGTGTTGAATATTGCTGTCTTAAGTTCGTCTGCACCAATATTGTTTGATGAAGGAGACTATATTGGGACTCTGGATATTTTACGAAGTTCCGTGGAACACGCTTTTCGAAGATTT ACTCACAAGAAAATGGATTGCAGCAGACGAGGTGGATGTTTAACAAATCCAACTACCTTGAAACTCACGAATATGCCTGACTTCAAAAAACTTAATCAATCG GGCGAAAACGACAAGCAGATTTTACAGGCAAACTACGAAGCTCTTCACACCTATCAGTACTTTATAAATACGTACCTAGTTTATTCCCCGGAAGCAAAGTCATCAAAAATTATTTCGTCTTTACAAAGAACAAGAGAAGCTTCTGACAAAGTCGTTGCATCACACGCGTCTTAC ATGACAGGAAGATCGTGCGAAGAACCAGTGCAATACATAGAACGGGGTTACCCAATTCACCCAGCACCGAGTTCAGTATTGGAAAAAGTTCGAATCTACGAATTTTTGAGGCAATATAACGCATTTATAGAGAGTTTTAAGCAGACTTATGAAGGTTTGATGTGTCAATGA